One Mauremys mutica isolate MM-2020 ecotype Southern chromosome 19, ASM2049712v1, whole genome shotgun sequence genomic window carries:
- the MED13 gene encoding mediator of RNA polymerase II transcription subunit 13 isoform X1 — translation MSSCFVPNGASLEDCHSNLFCLADLTGIKWKRYVWQGPTSAPILFPVTEEDPILSSFSRCLKADVLSVWRRDQRPGRRELWIFWWGDDPNFTDLIHHDLSEEEDGIWENGLSYECRTLLFKAVHNLLERCLMNRNFVRIGKWFVKPYEKDEKPINKSEHLSCSFTFFLHGDSNVCTSVEINQHQPVYLLSEEHLTLAQQSNSPFQVILSPFGLNGTLTGQSFKLSDSSTKKLIGEWKQFYPITSNLKEGSEEKQEEMDWEDDSLAAVEVLVAGVRMVYPACFVLVPQTDVPAPSTVGVSHCSTTCLGVHQVPVSTRDPVMSSVTLTPPTSPEEVQTVDAQSAQKWVKFSSVSDGFSSDSTSHHGGKIPRKLANQVVDRVWQECNMNRAQNKRKYSATSNGLCVEETADKVASWDFVEATQRTNCNCSRHKNLKPRSSGQQGQAPPVGQQQQAAPKHKTNEKQEKGDKPQKRPLTPFHHRASISDDVAMEADSASQRLVITAPDSQVRFSNIRTNNDVAKTPQMHGNEMANSPQPPPLSPHPCDVVDEGVTKTPSTPQSQHFYQMPTPDPLVSTKTMEDRIDPLSQPFPPQFPEVIEPTMYVGTAMNLEEDDANTTWKFYKVPKKKDVEFLPPQLPSDKFRDDPVGPIGQDNITSVTELMVQCRKPLKVSDELVQQYQSKNQYLVAVVSEADQEPEIDPYAFVDGDVEFLFPDNKKDRQNSEREAGRKHKAEDGTSNVTVLSHEGEDAMSLFSPSVKQDAQRIAAHARTASTSLFHETDLVVSYTDLDNLFNSDEDELTPGSKRTVNGSDDKSNCKESKAGNLDPLSCISTADLHKMYPTPPSLEQHIMGFSPMNMNNKEYGNMDATLGGTILEGNSSSVGIQFRIEVDEGFCSPKPSEIKDYSYVYKPENSQAFVGCSMFAPLKTLPSQCLPPIKLPEDCIYRQSWTVGKLELLPPGPTMPFIKEGDGSTMDQEYGPAYTPQTHTPFGMPPSSAPPSNSGAGILPSPSTPRFPTPRTPRTPRTPRGAGGPASAQGSVKYENSDLYSPASTPSTCRPLNSVEPATVPSIPEAHSLYVNLILSESVMNLFKDCNFDSCCICVCNMNIKGADVGVYIPDPTQEAQYRCTCGFSAVMNRKFGNNSGLFLEDELDILGRNTECGKEAEKRFEALRATSVERGLKEPEKLPDELILLLQDQCTNLFSPFGAADQDPVPKFGAVNNVVRVEERDCCNDCYLALEHGRQFMDNMSGGKVDEALVKSTCLHHWSKRNVVDVSMQCSQDILRMLLSLQPVLQDAIQKKRIVRSWGVQGPLTWQQFHKMAGRGSYGTDESPEPLPIPTFLLGYDYDFLVLSPFALPYWERLMLEPYGSQRDIAYVVVCPENEALLNGAKSFFRDLTAVYEACRLGQHRPICKLLSDGIMRVGSTASKKLSEKSVTDWFSQAANANNEAFSKLKLYAQVCRYDLGPYLASQPLDNSLLSQPNLVPLTSQSASTQPLVAGNTGNSSTPSSSTAAATSSTMTVTSNSAMSSAATTTNSTLTTTAPSSSSTNIGSGISTNKPSFPPFSGMNSTTSASLPTQAPTAPNGQTGGQQQQPALQAAGVSGETSSAPPQPHPEVSESTMDRDKVGVPTDGDSHAVSYPPAIVVYIIDPFTYEKKDEHSNSSNVWTLGLLRCFLEMVQILPPNIRSTVSVQIVPCQYLLQPVKHEDRQIYTQHLKSLAFSAFTQCRRPLPTSTNVKTLTGFGPGLAMETALKSPDRPECIRLYTPPFILAPVKDKQTELGETFGEAGQKYNVLFVGYCLSHDQRWLLASCTDLYGELLETCIINIDVPNRARRKKGSARRLGLQKLWEWCLGLVQMSSLPWRVVIGRLGRIGHGELKDWSCLLSRRNLQSLSKRLKDMCRMCGISAADSPSILSACLVAMEPQGSFVIMPDSVSTGSVFGRSTTLNMQTSQLNTPQDTSCTHILVFPTSASVQVASSTYTTENLDLAFNTNNDGADGMGIFDLLDTGDDLDPDIINILPASPTGSPVHSPGSHYPHGGEMGKGQGTDRLLSTESHDEVTNILQQPLALGYFVSTAKAGPLPEWFWSACPQAQNQCPLFLKASLHLHVPSVQSDELLHSKHSHPLDSNQTSDVLRFVLEQYNALSWLTCDPATQDRRSCLPVHFVVLNQLYNFIMNML, via the exons TGAGCACTTGTCCTGCTCTTTCACCTTTTTCTTGCATGGGGACAGCAATGTTTGTACCAGTGTGGAAATCAACCAGCACCAACCTGTATATCTTCTTAGTGAAGAACATCTTACCCTTGCCCAGCAGTCTAACAGCCCTTTTCAAG TTATCCTAAGTCCATTTGGATTAAATGGCACACTCACAGGACAGTCATTCAAGCTCTCAGATTCATCTACAAAAAAGCTGATTGGTGAATGGAAACAATTCTATCCCATCACATCTAACCTGAAGGAGGGTTCTGAGGAAAAACAAGAAGAGATGGATTGGGAAGATGActctctggctgctgtggaagtcCTTGTAG CTGGTGTGCGAATGGTCTACCCAGCATGCTTTGTTCTAGTTCCTCAGACAGATGTTCCTGCTCCTAGCACTGTGGGGGTTTCTCACTGTTCAACTACTTGCTTGGGTGTCCACCAAGTGCCTGTTTCCACAAGGGATCCTGTCATGTCTTCTGTAACTTTGACTCCGCCTACGTCCCCAGAGGAAGTTCAGACAG TTGATGCTCAGTCAGCCCAGAAGTGGGTGAAATTTTCTTCTGTTTCTGATGGATTTAGCTCTGATAGTACTAGCCACCATGGTGGTAAAATCCCTAGAAAACTAGCCAATCAGGTGGTGGATCGAGTTTGGCAAGAATGCAATATGAACAGAGCACAGAACAA GAGAAAATATTCTGCTACGTCAAATGGCTTATGTGTTGAAGAGACAGCTGACAAAGTAGCATCCTGGGATTTTGTTGAAGCCACACAGAGGACAAATTGCAATTGCTCAAG GCACAAAAATCTTAAACCAAGAAGTTCGGGTCAGCAGGGGCAGGCACCACCTGTAGGCCAACAACAACAAGCAGCTCCGAAGCACAAGACAAATGAGAAGCAAGAGAAGGGGGATAAGCCACAAAAACGCCCTTTGACTCCTTTTCACCATCGTGCATCTATTAGTGACGATGTTGCCATGGAGGCAGATTCAGCAAGTCAGAGGCTTGTGATCACAGCACCAGACAGTCAAGTGAGATTTTCAAATATCAGAACTAATAATGATGTAGCAAAGACTCCTCAGATGCATGGCAATGAAATGGCAAATTCACCTCAACCACCACCACTTAGTCCTCACCCATGTGATGTAGTTGATGAAGGGGTAACTAAAACTCCTTCTACTCCTCAGAGCCAGCATTTCTATCAGATGCCAACGCCAGATCCCTTGGTTTCCACAAAAACAATGGAAGACAGGATAGACCCCTTGTCTCAGCCTTTTCCACCTCAATTCCCCGAAGTTATAGAACCTACAATGTATGTTGGTACTGCAATGAATTTGGAGGAAGATGATGCTAACACCACTTGGAAGTTTTACAAAGTTCCAAAGAAAAAGGATGTGGAATTCTTACCACCACAACTTCCAAGTGATAAATTCAGAGATGATCCAGTAGGTCCAATTGGACAGGACAACATAACATCAGTTACAGA ATTAATGGTGCAGTGTAGGAAGCCTTTAAAGGTTTCAGATGAACTGGTGCAGCAATATCAGAGTAAAAACCAATACCTAGTAGCAGTAGTGTCTGAAGCTGACCAAGAACCTGAAATTGATCCTTATGCATTTGTTGATGGTGACGTGGAATTCCTTTTTCCTGATAACAAAAAGGATAGGCAAAACAGTGAAAGAGAAGCTGGGAGAAAACACAAG GCTGAAGATGGGACCTCTAATGTTACAGTTTTATCCCATGAAGGAGAAGATGCTATGTCACTGTTTAGTCCTTCTGTCAAGCAAg ATGCACAACGCATTGCTGCTCACGCTCGCACTGCATCAACTAGCCTGTTTCATGAAACAGACCTGGTAGTCTCTTATACTGACCTTGACAATCTCTTCAACTCTGATGAAGATGAACTAACA ccTGGATCTAAAAGAACAGTGAATGGCTCAGATGACAAATCTAACTGCAAAGAGTCAAAAGCAGGAAATTTGGACCCATTGTCATGCATAA GTACTGCAGATCTTCATAAAATGTATCCAACACCACCGTCATTGGAACAACATATTATGGGGTTTTCACCGATGAATATGAACAATAAGGAATATGGGAATATGGACGCTACACTTGGAGGAACTATACTTGAAGGGAATAGCTCTAGTGTAGGCATTCAGTTCAGAATTGAAGTAGATGAGGGATTCTGCAGTCCAAAACCTTCTGAAATCAAG GATTATTCCTATGTCTATAAGCCTGAGAATAGTCAGGCTTTTGTGGGGTGTTCCATGTTTGCCCCACTAAAGACTCTCCCCAGTCAATGTCTCCCTCCTATCAAGCTGCCAGAGGACTGTATTTACCGTCAGAGTTGGACTGTTGGAAAACTGGAGTTACTTCCTCCAGGACCCACCATGCCATTCATCAAAGAGGG TGATGGAAGCACTATGGATCAAGAGTATGGCCCTGCCTACACGCCACAAACTCATACTCCATTTGGGATGCCGCCCAGTAGTGCACCTCCCAGCAATAGTGGAGCAGGAATTCTCCCATCTCCTTCCACTCCTCGGTTCCCAACTCCTAGAACACCAAGGACACCTCGTACCCCTCGTGGAGCTGGTGGACCTGCCAGTGCTCAAGGTTCAGTCAAATATGAAAATTCTGATTTGTATTCACCAGCGTCCACACCATCAACATGTAGACCACTAAATTCAGTTGAACCTGCAACTGTACCATCCATCCCTGAGGCACACAGTCTTTATGTGAATCTCATCCTTTCAGAGTCAGTAATGAATCTGTTCAAAGACTGTAACTTTGATAGCTGCTGCATCTGTGTCTGCAACATGAACATCAAAGGTGCTGATGTTGGAGTTTACATTCCAGATCCAACACAAGAGGCTCAATATAGGTGTACCTGTGGCTTCAGTGCTGTCATGAATAGAAAGTTTGGCAACAACTCTGGATTGTTTCTTGAAGATGAATTGGATATCCTCGGGCGTAATACAGAGTGTGGCAAAGAAGCAGAGAAACGTTTTGAAGCTCTTAGAGCTACTTCTGTTGAGCGAGGACTGAAAGAACCTGAGAAATTGCCTGATGAGTTGATACTGTTGCTGCAAGATCAGTGCACCAACTTGTTTTCACCATTTGGAGCAGCAGATCAAGATCCTGTACCCAAATTTGGTGCAGTTAACAACGTGGTACGTGTAGAAGAAAGGGATTGTTGCAATGACTGCTACCTAGCTTTAGAACATGGGCGCCAGTTCATGGACAATATGTCAGGAGGAAAAGTTGATGAAGCACTTGTGAAAAGTACTTGCTTGCATCATTGGTCAAAAAGAAATG TTGTGGATGTGAGCATGCAGTGTTCACAGGACATCCTTCGCATGCTTCTGTCACTCCAGCCAGTTCTTCAGGATGCTATTCAGAAAAAGCGAATAGTCCGATCTTGGGGTGTGCAGGGCCCCCTCACATGGCAGCAGTTTCACAAAATGGCTGGCCGAGGCTCTTATG GAACTGATGAGTCTCCAGAACCACTGCCAATTCCAACATTTTTGCTGGGATACGATTATGATTTTCTGGTGCTGTCTCCATTTGCCTTGCCATACTGGGAGAGGCTGATGTTGGAACCTTATGGATCTCAAAGAGACATTGCTTATGTTGTGGTGTGTCCTGAGAATGAGGCCCTGCTGAACGGAGCAAAAAGCTTCTTTAGAGATCTGACTGCAGTATATGAG gCTTGCAGACTCGGTCAGCATAGACCTATCTGTAAACTGCTCTCTGATGGGATCATGAGAGTTGGATCCACTGCTTCAAAGAAACTTTCTGAAAAGTCGGTCACAGACTGGTTCTCTCAGGCAGCTAATGCCAACAATGAAGCATTTTCCAAACTCAAGCTCTATGCTCAAGTTTGCAGATATGACCTGG GTCCTTATCTTGCTTCTCAGCCATTAGACAATTCTTTACTTTCTCAGCCAAATCTAGTTCCCCTCACGAGTCAGTCTGCATCCACTCAGCCACTGGTCGCAGGTAACACTGGAAATTCCAGCACTCCATCGTCCAGTACTGCAGCTGCTACCAGTAGTACCATGACGGTGACTTCAAACAGTGCCATGTCTTCTGCAGCTACTACAACTAATTCAACTTTGACCACTACCGCCCCCTCATCTTCTTCCACCAACATAGGCAGTGGGATATCAACAAACAAACCTTCATTTCCACCTTTTAGTGGCATGAACAGTACTACTTCTGCCTCCCTGCCTACACAGGCTCCAACAGCCCCGAATGGACAGACAGGGGGACAGCAGCAACAACCAGCTCTTCAAGCAGCTGGGGTATCTGGGGAAACTTCATCTGCCCCTCCACAGCCACACCCAGAAGTCTCTGAAAG CACTATGGATCGTGATAAAGTTGGAGTCCCTACAGATGGAGATTCACATGCTGTCTCCTATCCACCTGCAATTGTAGTTTATATAATTGATCCTTTTACGTATGAAAAGAAAGATGAGCATAGCAACTCATCCAATGTGTGGACCCTTGGGCTTCTTCGTTGCTTTCTAGAGATGGTTCAGATTCTTCCTCCTAATATCAGGAGTACAGTTTCTGTACAG ATTGTCCCGTGTCAGTACCTGTTACAACCTGTGAAACATGAAGATAGGCAAATCTACACCCAACACTTAAAATCTCTGGCATTTTCAGCATTTACACAGTGTCGGAGACCACTTCCAACTTCAACCAATGTCAAAACATTGACTGGTTTTGGCCCAGGTTTAGCAATGGAAACTGCTCTTAAGAGCCCTGAT AGACCAGAGTGTATTCGACTCTATACACCCCCTTTTATATTGGCTCCTGTAAAGGACAAGCAAACAGAGTTAGGAGAAACTTTTGGAGAGGCTGGACAGAAATATAATGTGCTTTTTGTGGGCTATTGTTTATCTCATGATCAAAGATGGCTTCTTGCATCATGCACAGATCTCTATGGAGAACTGCTAGAAACTTGCATAATTAATATCGATGTACCAAACAG AGCTCGTAGGAAAAAAGGTTCTGCCCGCAGACTTGGTCTCCAAAAACTCTGGGAATGGTGCTTGGGACTTGTGCAGATGAGTTCATTGCCCTGGAGAGTTGTAATAGGCCGTTTAGGAAGGATAGGTCATGGAGAATTAAAAG ATTGGAGCTGTTTGCTGAGTCGCCGAAACCTCCAGTCCCTCAGCAAGAGACTGAAAGATATGTGTAGGATGTGTGGTATATCTGCTGCAGATTCTCCCAGCATTCTCAGTGCTTGCTTGGTGGCAATGGAACCACAAGGGTCTTTTGTTATTATGCCAG ATTCAGTGTCAACAGGTTCTGTATTTGGACGCAGCACTACTTTAAATATGCAGACATCTCAGCTGAATACCCCACAGGACACATCATGCACTCACATACTTGTGTTCCCTACGTCTGCCTCTGTGCAAGTAGCATCGTCGACCTATACCACTGAAAATTTGGACTTGGCCTTCAATACAAACAatg ATGGAGCAGATGGAATGGGTATCTTTGATTTGTTAGACACTGGAGATGACCTTGATCCTGATATTATTAATATCCTTCCTGCATCCCCTACTGGATCCCCTGTACATTCACCAGGATCCCATTACCCCCATGGAGGTGAAATGGGCAAG GGTCAAGGTACAGATAGATTGCTTTCAACAGAATCTCATGATGAAGTAACAAATATCCTGCAACAACCATTGGCCCTTGGTTACTTTGTATCAACTGCCAAAGCCGGTCCATTGCCTGAGTGGTTTTGGTCAGCATGTCCTCAAGCACAAAATCAGTGTCCCTTGTTTCTtaag GCCTCTTTGCACCTCCATGTGCCTTCAGTGCAATCAGACGAGCTACTCCACAGTAAACACTCCCACCCACTTGACTCTAATCAAACTTCTGATGTTCTCAG GTTTGTTTTGGAACAGTACAATGCACTCTCCTGGCTAACCTGTGATCCCGCAACCCAGGACAGACGGTCATGTCTCCCAGTTCATTTTGTGGTGCTGAATCAGTTGTATAACTTTATCATGAATATGCTGTGA